The Dyadobacter sp. 676 DNA window AACCTAAATCTTTCTGCAACAAACTGGCGATGGCGACTTCGAAAACGATAACCGTGCTTTATGTGGACGATGAAATTCATAATCTGAACTCGTTCATAGCGACTTTCCGTAAAGAATTTAATGTACTCACCGCACGCTCCGCTATCGAGGCGCTTGAGATTATGAAAAAGAACCCGGTACATATCGTTATTACCGATCAGCGCATGCCCGGAATGACAGGTGTCGATTTACTAATCGAGGTCCTCGGTAGATACCCCAATGCTATGCGGGTGTTGTTGACAGGTTTTACGGACCTTACGGCCGTTGCCGAAGCGTTGAGTAAGGGCCAGGTTCACTACCGCATGGAAAAGCCCTGGGATGAGGAACAAATCAGAACGGTTATCAATGCCGCTCATGAAATTTCATTGCTCCGTCAAAAGGGGGGCAGGAGCGTAGCATAGATGTAGCCAGTACACCGGAATTCATTTTAAGACAAAACCTTCTGTCTTAGGATTTGGTCCCCCGAAAAATTCAATCGGCGTTGCTATTGTGGCCCTACAGCTGTAAATTGGTAGGGATTGAAATGCGAAAATCTCTATATGAATTTAGAAACGGATGCGTTGCGTAAACGCATTGAGTTGCTGGAAGCGACGTTGGATAGGGCCCGGCTGGGGCAAACCGGCGCTGGCGACACGCTCGCCGATTTACAGGAAATGGAGGGACGTTTCCAGGCAATCGCCGATACCGCGCCGGTGATGATCTGGCTTTCCGGCCCAGATAAGCTCTGCTATTTTTTCAACAAGGGATGGCTCGATTTTACAGGCCGGAGCATGGAGCAGGAAATGGGCAACGGCTGGGCGGAAGGGGTGCATCCGGACGATCTGGAAAGGTGCCTGGCCATCTATACATCCCATTTCGAGGAGCGGAAAGAGTTCAGCATGGACTATCGCCTGCGCAGGCACGATGGCGAGTACC harbors:
- a CDS encoding response regulator, translated to MATSKTITVLYVDDEIHNLNSFIATFRKEFNVLTARSAIEALEIMKKNPVHIVITDQRMPGMTGVDLLIEVLGRYPNAMRVLLTGFTDLTAVAEALSKGQVHYRMEKPWDEEQIRTVINAAHEISLLRQKGGRSVA